In Endozoicomonas sp. GU-1, one DNA window encodes the following:
- a CDS encoding Na/Pi symporter: MSEMTSASSQGADFETMTTRHYGRIWLRVVLWIYALLVAVSVIGSGFKMAVGGSEAAAQLFSFANNAVMGLLAGTLATALVQSSSTVTSVIVGLVAGGLPVHMAIPMIMGANIGTTITNTIVSLGHIRCHKEFKQAFAASTVHDFFNWLAVLILLPLELFTGFLSKLSASVASMLVGGQNMSMKGLNFIDPLTSPAEDIVKGFVSVLPDNTLAGIAMIGIGIVLIFFSVVRLGKLLKKVMVGKAKDALHKSIGRGPISGILSGMTMTVMVQSSSTTTSLMVPMVANGLFTVRQMYPFTLGANIGTTITALLAATAITGPAALPALTIAMVHFFFNLCAVVVIYGIKWLREIPLYMADKLSDLAARNRMYAFAYLFIAFFILPGVLIFLTA; this comes from the coding sequence ATGTCTGAAATGACATCTGCTTCTTCACAGGGCGCTGATTTCGAAACCATGACCACGCGACATTACGGTCGTATCTGGCTGCGCGTTGTTCTATGGATTTACGCTCTGCTGGTAGCTGTTAGTGTCATCGGCTCCGGCTTTAAAATGGCGGTGGGTGGCAGTGAAGCGGCAGCACAGCTGTTCAGCTTTGCCAACAATGCCGTTATGGGTCTGCTGGCAGGCACACTGGCGACAGCGCTCGTACAATCTTCCAGCACAGTTACCTCTGTTATTGTCGGCCTGGTCGCTGGCGGCCTGCCGGTTCACATGGCCATCCCGATGATTATGGGTGCCAACATCGGCACAACCATTACCAATACCATCGTAAGTCTTGGTCATATTCGCTGCCATAAAGAGTTCAAGCAGGCGTTTGCCGCCTCTACCGTTCATGACTTCTTTAACTGGCTGGCGGTTCTCATTCTTTTGCCTCTGGAGCTGTTCACAGGCTTTTTGAGCAAGCTTTCTGCATCGGTAGCCAGCATGCTGGTTGGCGGTCAGAATATGTCAATGAAAGGCCTGAACTTTATTGACCCGTTAACCTCTCCGGCTGAAGACATTGTCAAAGGTTTTGTATCGGTACTGCCGGACAACACACTGGCAGGTATCGCCATGATTGGTATCGGTATTGTCCTGATCTTTTTCTCGGTGGTTCGTCTGGGCAAGCTGCTCAAAAAAGTCATGGTGGGTAAAGCCAAAGATGCCCTGCACAAGTCCATTGGCCGGGGTCCGATCAGTGGCATTCTGTCCGGTATGACCATGACCGTGATGGTTCAGTCTTCCTCAACCACCACCAGCCTGATGGTTCCCATGGTGGCCAATGGTCTGTTTACTGTACGACAGATGTACCCTTTCACCCTGGGTGCCAATATCGGTACAACCATTACCGCCCTGCTGGCTGCCACGGCAATTACCGGTCCCGCGGCCCTGCCGGCACTGACCATCGCCATGGTGCATTTCTTCTTTAACCTCTGTGCGGTTGTGGTTATTTACGGCATCAAGTGGCTGAGAGAGATCCCGCTGTATATGGCTGACAAACTGTCTGATCTGGCAGCCAGAAACAGAATGTATGCGTTTGCCTATCTGTTCATTGCCTTCTTCATTCTGCCAGGTGTCCTTATTTTCCTGACAGCGTGA
- a CDS encoding ATP-binding protein, with the protein MTTNTIPNLSIGAENLKRLCWLRGTLIAVEVMAFFLASRHFDIQITGLVLACFIALLMIIGTIIRLHAIKSHVSDQEFFVQLLLDLLSQSTLLFFSGGYTNPLVSTYLITVCIGAALLPGKYSWGVTFTATLLYTLLMKWYVPSGPDSMLHLPEQQLMIDIHLLGMWLTFVLSAFLINYFVELMASALRKQQRDIAISRERQLRDESILAIALQAAGAAHELGTPLTTMAIVLRDLQEEYQGSALAERLIFLRDQIDECKKRLQQLVSESQYKGIESIDSQDFLTKVIQKWQLIRPESELHYNATQWPASVSIPCDLTLYQAITSLLDNAEDASPGQVSLHVMQNRQNLILQILDKGAGFPEGRPGKNSAPIEGNLTTLSRTPYSLKEDGLGIGLLLSQASIERLGGLIQMRPLTCGGSLIEVQLPILSQPEQEP; encoded by the coding sequence ATGACGACGAACACAATACCCAACCTCTCGATTGGTGCAGAGAACCTCAAGCGCCTGTGCTGGCTCCGTGGAACCCTGATTGCAGTTGAGGTTATGGCCTTTTTCCTGGCCAGCCGCCATTTTGACATCCAGATCACCGGCCTTGTTCTGGCCTGTTTCATCGCCTTGTTGATGATTATTGGTACTATCATTCGGTTACATGCGATCAAAAGCCATGTCAGCGATCAGGAGTTCTTTGTTCAACTGCTGCTGGACCTTCTCTCCCAGAGTACGCTGTTATTCTTTAGTGGTGGTTATACCAACCCACTGGTATCGACCTATTTGATCACTGTCTGTATCGGCGCTGCACTGCTGCCGGGCAAATACAGCTGGGGCGTGACATTCACTGCAACCCTGCTCTATACCCTGCTGATGAAATGGTATGTTCCATCCGGCCCCGATTCGATGCTTCACTTGCCAGAACAGCAGCTGATGATCGACATTCATTTGCTTGGCATGTGGCTAACGTTTGTGCTGAGTGCCTTTCTGATCAATTACTTTGTCGAACTGATGGCCTCAGCCCTGAGAAAACAACAAAGGGATATTGCCATCAGCAGAGAACGTCAACTGAGAGATGAAAGCATTCTTGCCATTGCCCTTCAGGCAGCGGGTGCAGCCCATGAACTGGGAACGCCACTCACCACAATGGCCATTGTTCTCAGGGATCTGCAGGAGGAATACCAGGGCAGCGCACTGGCTGAGCGCTTGATATTTCTCCGGGATCAGATCGATGAATGCAAGAAAAGGCTGCAACAGTTGGTATCGGAAAGCCAATATAAAGGTATTGAGAGTATCGATAGCCAGGATTTTCTGACTAAGGTCATCCAAAAATGGCAGCTGATCAGACCTGAATCCGAGCTTCATTACAACGCCACTCAATGGCCTGCTTCAGTCTCTATTCCCTGTGATCTGACACTGTATCAGGCAATCACGTCATTACTTGATAATGCAGAAGATGCCAGCCCGGGCCAGGTGTCACTGCACGTGATGCAGAACCGCCAAAACCTGATCCTGCAGATTCTGGATAAAGGCGCGGGCTTCCCGGAAGGCAGACCCGGAAAAAACTCAGCCCCTATAGAAGGGAACCTAACCACCCTGTCAAGAACACCTTATAGCTTAAAAGAAGATGGCCTCGGGATTGGTTTGCTACTCAGCCAGGCCAGTATTGAACGGCTGGGAGGTCTGATACAGATGCGCCCCCTGACCTGCGGGGGAAGTTTGATTGAAGTCCAACTCCCCATCCTCAGCCAACCAGAACAGGAACCGTAA
- a CDS encoding response regulator transcription factor, translated as MKSNSPSSANQNRNRKATMNPGKALELSTILIADDDQILLHTLATSLRKRGFNPITADTISKATTLQQQHRPASAVVDLKIGSESGLRLISLLRNVNPDIEIIVLTGYASIATAVSAIKLGAKDYLCKPVDTLQILSALNISQRPHEPGPVIPETRMPVYQLEWEYLQKVLLEHNGNISAAARSLGMHRRTLQRKLNKRSGSR; from the coding sequence TTGAAGTCCAACTCCCCATCCTCAGCCAACCAGAACAGGAACCGTAAAGCGACGATGAACCCCGGAAAAGCTCTGGAGTTATCGACTATCTTGATTGCCGATGATGACCAGATCCTGTTACACACCCTTGCCACCTCTCTCAGAAAAAGGGGGTTCAACCCCATTACGGCAGACACCATTAGTAAGGCGACCACCCTGCAACAACAACACCGCCCGGCCAGTGCGGTTGTTGATCTGAAAATCGGCAGTGAGAGTGGCCTCCGGCTTATTTCACTGTTACGCAACGTCAATCCAGATATTGAGATTATCGTACTAACCGGGTATGCCAGCATTGCCACCGCAGTCAGCGCCATCAAGCTTGGGGCTAAAGACTATCTCTGCAAGCCGGTCGATACCTTACAGATACTCTCGGCACTCAATATCAGCCAGCGGCCTCATGAACCCGGCCCTGTCATCCCGGAAACAAGAATGCCGGTTTACCAGCTGGAATGGGAGTATCTGCAAAAAGTCCTTCTGGAGCACAATGGCAATATCTCTGCCGCCGCCCGAAGCCTGGGCATGCACCGCAGGACACTGCAGCGAAAACTCAACAAACGATCAGGCTCTCGCTGA
- a CDS encoding TVP38/TMEM64 family protein, which yields MGLLSITSLFGSTLVTTQAITWQDMLDTLSISQWAWLFTASALTMALALTPSTLIALISGYFLGWTALFYILISYPTASVLGYLVGKSLDHGKLMRTLPPNSRIHLMLEELKHHQWPLVILTRISPVLPFSLMNLVLPAIGIRLPAFLIAGFIGMLPRTLFALWAGMQARDLISLLNNPTQGNLSVIVVVIASILSIGGLLYLAQKASATIIIRQAANKRGETKTYD from the coding sequence ATGGGCCTGCTCAGTATTACCTCCCTCTTTGGCAGCACCCTGGTCACCACACAGGCGATCACCTGGCAGGACATGCTTGACACGCTATCCATCAGCCAGTGGGCCTGGCTCTTTACAGCCAGCGCCCTGACCATGGCGCTGGCCCTGACACCGTCTACGCTGATTGCCCTGATCAGTGGCTATTTTCTGGGGTGGACAGCGCTTTTCTATATCCTGATTTCCTACCCGACAGCGTCTGTCCTCGGTTATCTGGTCGGGAAATCACTGGATCATGGGAAGCTGATGCGAACACTCCCGCCAAACTCCCGAATACATCTGATGCTTGAGGAGCTGAAACATCATCAGTGGCCGCTGGTCATTCTGACCCGGATTTCCCCGGTGCTGCCCTTTTCATTAATGAACCTGGTGTTACCCGCGATTGGTATCCGCCTTCCTGCATTCCTGATCGCTGGCTTTATTGGCATGTTACCCAGAACGCTGTTTGCCCTTTGGGCAGGCATGCAGGCAAGAGACCTGATCTCTTTACTGAACAACCCGACGCAAGGTAATCTGTCCGTTATCGTCGTGGTGATAGCATCGATTCTTTCCATTGGCGGGCTGCTTTATCTTGCCCAGAAAGCATCAGCCACCATCATCATAAGACAGGCGGCAAACAAACGCGGGGAGACCAAAACCTATGACTGA
- a CDS encoding LabA-like NYN domain-containing protein, translated as MTEKRVALFVDVQNIYYTTRQCYNSHFDYNAFWALVSKDRKITKAIAYAIDRGDPKQRQFQDILRAIGFEVKLKPYIQRSDGTSKGDWDVGITLDVMSWAPEVDTIALASGDGDFDLLLQKVQQDFGRQTEVYSVEALTASSLIQSSSHFIPITHELLLPIKSAKNSQQKVTNTI; from the coding sequence ATGACTGAAAAGCGTGTTGCGCTGTTTGTTGATGTGCAGAACATCTATTACACCACCCGACAGTGCTATAACAGTCACTTTGATTACAACGCATTCTGGGCACTTGTCAGCAAAGACAGAAAGATCACCAAGGCCATCGCCTACGCGATTGATCGCGGAGATCCAAAACAGCGGCAATTCCAGGATATTCTTCGAGCCATTGGCTTTGAAGTAAAGCTGAAACCCTATATTCAAAGAAGCGATGGCACCTCAAAGGGGGACTGGGATGTCGGGATAACGCTGGATGTTATGAGCTGGGCACCCGAGGTCGATACCATTGCCCTCGCTTCCGGTGATGGTGACTTTGACCTGCTATTGCAAAAGGTGCAGCAGGATTTTGGTCGGCAAACTGAGGTCTACAGTGTTGAGGCGCTGACAGCATCTTCCCTGATTCAATCGTCCAGTCACTTTATTCCAATTACCCATGAACTGTTACTGCCAATCAAGAGTGCGAAAAACAGTCAACAAAAAGTAACAAACACTATATAA
- a CDS encoding cold-shock protein: MSKSTGTVKWFSEEKGFGFIAQDNGGPDVFVHFRAIIGDGFKTLAEGQAVTFDVEQGQKGLQAANVEKV; this comes from the coding sequence ATGTCTAAATCGACCGGAACGGTAAAGTGGTTCAGTGAAGAGAAAGGCTTTGGCTTTATCGCTCAAGATAACGGCGGTCCAGACGTTTTCGTTCACTTCCGTGCCATCATTGGTGACGGTTTCAAAACTCTCGCTGAAGGTCAGGCTGTGACCTTTGACGTTGAGCAGGGCCAGAAAGGTCTTCAGGCTGCCAACGTAGAGAAAGTATAA
- the modC gene encoding molybdenum ABC transporter ATP-binding protein, which produces MLRIDIQLPRDRFVLSVDESLDTDNTWAMMGRSGCGKTSLLRTIAGLESHARGRLQFNDEIWQDSEQGIWVPPEQRGIGYIFQEARLFPHLDVMENLRFALQRARANVAMPSLSEVVEQLDIVHLLGRRVDKLSGGEKQRVAIARTLLSAPRLLLMDEPLASLDWSSKTSILPCLRNIHQHFGIPVVMVSHAREEVARLADKLLLIDQGQVVSRGECRQLLSRPGSLLTRDDCALSILEVQVGSHDHQYGFTELLLGDQKLLVNQVSALPGTGLRVILPAQEVSIVVDDIHCTSVQNRVATTIQAIQELDSKNVMLFMAAEGQTLLALVTRRALGLLNLSVGQRVFAHFKGSCLDVV; this is translated from the coding sequence ATGCTAAGAATTGATATTCAGCTGCCCCGGGACCGCTTTGTTCTTAGTGTTGATGAGTCACTGGATACCGATAACACCTGGGCCATGATGGGGCGTTCCGGGTGTGGTAAAACCTCATTGTTGAGAACCATCGCGGGTTTGGAAAGTCATGCCAGGGGGCGGCTTCAGTTTAATGATGAAATCTGGCAGGACTCGGAGCAGGGAATATGGGTTCCGCCGGAGCAACGGGGTATTGGCTATATATTTCAGGAAGCCCGGCTGTTTCCCCATCTGGACGTTATGGAAAACCTCCGGTTTGCCTTGCAGCGGGCCAGAGCCAATGTTGCCATGCCGTCATTGTCTGAGGTGGTTGAGCAGCTCGATATTGTGCATCTACTGGGGCGTAGGGTTGATAAACTGTCTGGCGGTGAGAAACAGCGTGTGGCCATTGCCCGCACCTTATTAAGTGCACCCCGTCTTCTATTAATGGATGAGCCGCTGGCGTCACTGGACTGGTCATCAAAAACAAGCATTCTGCCCTGTTTAAGAAATATCCATCAGCACTTTGGCATACCGGTTGTTATGGTGAGTCATGCCCGTGAAGAGGTGGCACGGCTGGCTGATAAACTGCTGCTTATTGACCAGGGGCAGGTGGTATCCCGGGGCGAGTGTCGTCAATTACTCAGTCGGCCAGGTTCTTTATTAACCCGCGATGACTGTGCACTGTCGATTCTGGAAGTGCAGGTGGGTAGCCACGATCACCAATATGGTTTCACTGAGCTGTTATTGGGTGACCAGAAATTGCTGGTCAATCAGGTTTCAGCGCTGCCGGGAACCGGCCTGAGAGTGATATTGCCGGCTCAGGAAGTCAGTATTGTGGTGGACGATATCCACTGCACAAGTGTTCAGAATCGAGTGGCAACAACGATTCAGGCTATTCAGGAACTGGATTCCAAAAATGTCATGCTGTTTATGGCGGCGGAAGGGCAGACATTGCTGGCACTGGTCACCAGAAGAGCGCTGGGGTTATTGAATTTGTCAGTGGGGCAACGTGTTTTTGCCCATTTTAAAGGGTCCTGTCTGGATGTTGTCTAA
- the modB gene encoding molybdate ABC transporter permease subunit, with amino-acid sequence MLLTAVWVTLKLATITTVILMLLAIPMAWGLANMQSRLRPLLEALVGLPMVLPPTVLGFYILLLCSPNYAPGQLWLSLTGTTLAFSFTGLVIASVICSMPFVVQPLQRAFEQLDKGLLEAAAMMGAGRMDRFFNVVLPCTRRAMILAACMGFAHTVGEFGVVLMIGGNIPGETQVLSIALFDAVESQQFTEAHQIAAGLMVFAMILLITLYSLDRQPVAQLPLKSHPGRY; translated from the coding sequence ATGCTGCTCACCGCTGTCTGGGTAACGCTGAAGCTGGCCACCATTACCACCGTGATTCTGATGCTGCTGGCGATTCCCATGGCCTGGGGGCTGGCTAATATGCAGAGTCGGCTAAGACCTCTGTTGGAAGCCCTGGTGGGGCTGCCAATGGTGTTACCGCCCACCGTCCTTGGCTTTTATATACTGTTGCTTTGCTCGCCAAACTACGCTCCCGGGCAGCTCTGGCTGTCCCTGACCGGCACCACCCTGGCGTTCAGTTTTACCGGGCTGGTGATCGCTTCTGTTATCTGCTCCATGCCCTTTGTCGTGCAACCTTTGCAACGGGCGTTTGAACAGCTGGATAAAGGCCTGCTTGAGGCGGCAGCCATGATGGGGGCCGGGCGCATGGACCGTTTCTTTAATGTGGTACTGCCCTGTACCCGCCGGGCGATGATTCTGGCGGCCTGCATGGGGTTTGCCCATACCGTTGGGGAGTTTGGTGTGGTGCTGATGATTGGCGGCAATATTCCCGGAGAGACGCAGGTGTTGTCCATTGCCCTGTTCGATGCCGTGGAATCTCAGCAGTTTACCGAAGCGCACCAGATTGCCGCGGGACTGATGGTGTTTGCCATGATTCTGCTGATTACCCTATACAGCCTTGATCGTCAGCCCGTGGCTCAATTACCCCTCAAATCACACCCTGGTCGTTATTAA
- the modA gene encoding molybdate ABC transporter substrate-binding protein translates to MLRTVFLAFLLSCPGASVYAEELKVAVAANFKPSLDVLAKAFEANTGHRLLISSASTGVLYNQITHGAPFDIFLSADSLRPELLEKKGLTLKGSRSPYALGELVLWSPGFSAKEGKTMTLEDLAVYQGRLAIANPATAPYGLAAQQVLEKLGFWSSFRSRLVQGASVQQAWQFVASGNIPAGLVAKAQLVDNDGHIFSIPATLYDPIQQDLVILKRTRQPEAARAFVAFILSPSAQRTIARQGYFPVSTTMADKTTSENRREAL, encoded by the coding sequence ATGTTAAGAACAGTATTTTTAGCATTCTTGCTCTCTTGCCCGGGGGCATCGGTCTACGCAGAAGAACTGAAAGTCGCCGTTGCAGCAAACTTCAAACCATCGCTGGACGTTTTGGCAAAGGCATTTGAGGCAAACACCGGGCACCGGTTGTTGATCTCCTCGGCCTCGACCGGTGTGCTGTATAACCAGATTACCCACGGTGCGCCTTTCGATATCTTTCTGTCAGCAGATAGCCTCAGACCTGAGCTGCTGGAAAAAAAAGGACTGACGCTGAAGGGCAGCCGATCCCCCTATGCCCTGGGCGAACTGGTGCTATGGAGCCCCGGATTTTCCGCTAAAGAAGGGAAAACCATGACCCTGGAGGATCTGGCGGTTTATCAGGGACGCCTGGCCATCGCCAATCCGGCAACGGCCCCTTATGGTCTGGCGGCACAGCAGGTGCTGGAAAAGCTGGGTTTCTGGTCATCGTTCCGCTCCCGTCTGGTTCAGGGTGCCAGTGTCCAGCAGGCCTGGCAGTTTGTGGCCAGCGGTAATATTCCCGCAGGGCTGGTGGCGAAAGCGCAGCTGGTAGACAACGATGGTCACATTTTTTCGATTCCTGCAACGTTGTATGATCCGATTCAGCAGGATCTGGTTATCTTAAAGCGCACCAGGCAACCTGAGGCGGCCAGGGCATTTGTAGCGTTTATTTTGTCACCGTCTGCCCAGCGCACCATTGCCAGACAGGGTTACTTTCCTGTATCGACGACAATGGCCGATAAAACAACGTCCGAAAATCGAAGGGAAGCGCTCTGA
- the moaE gene encoding molybdopterin synthase catalytic subunit MoaE, which yields MIAIQTEDFNPGLEYKRLEGNKSSGAIVTFTGTVRDMNLGDKVGGLFLEHYPGMTEKALQEIIDEAMARWELQTVRVIHRMGQMYPGDRIVFVGVASAHRKEAFAACEFIMDYLKTRAPFWKKETTPEGDRWVDERESDQAAADRWL from the coding sequence TTGATTGCCATTCAAACAGAAGACTTTAACCCCGGCCTGGAATATAAACGTCTGGAAGGGAATAAGTCGTCAGGAGCGATTGTCACTTTTACCGGTACGGTTCGCGATATGAACCTTGGGGATAAGGTGGGAGGCCTGTTTCTGGAACATTATCCGGGGATGACGGAAAAAGCCCTGCAGGAAATTATCGATGAGGCCATGGCACGTTGGGAGCTTCAAACTGTCCGGGTTATCCATCGCATGGGTCAGATGTACCCCGGGGACCGAATTGTTTTTGTGGGGGTCGCCAGCGCCCATCGCAAAGAAGCGTTTGCAGCCTGTGAGTTTATTATGGATTACCTGAAAACCCGTGCGCCGTTCTGGAAGAAAGAGACGACACCGGAAGGGGATCGCTGGGTGGACGAGCGTGAGTCTGATCAGGCAGCAGCGGATCGCTGGCTTTAA
- a CDS encoding MoaD/ThiS family protein, producing MITVRFFASFREKLNCEQLTLEEGEYAPLLSALKSQLADQGEDWREVMMSERTLVAINQTMTRQDVTLQSGDEVAFFPPVTGG from the coding sequence ATGATTACAGTACGTTTCTTTGCCAGTTTTCGGGAAAAGCTGAACTGCGAACAGTTGACGCTGGAAGAAGGTGAGTATGCTCCCTTGCTGTCCGCATTAAAAAGTCAGTTGGCGGACCAAGGTGAAGACTGGCGTGAAGTCATGATGAGTGAGCGTACTCTGGTTGCCATCAATCAGACCATGACTCGTCAGGATGTCACATTGCAGTCTGGTGATGAGGTCGCCTTTTTTCCTCCGGTGACCGGCGGGTGA
- the moaC gene encoding cyclic pyranopterin monophosphate synthase MoaC, producing MSSANSALSHIDSDGKASMVDVGEKDITRREARAEGYIYMAPETLALVKDNGLKKGDVLAVARIAGIQAAKQCSQLVPLCHPLMLNFIGVEFQLEDAASENGEACIRIETCCRLNGKTGVEIEALTAASVAALTIYDMCKAVDKEMHIEGIRVLEKSGGRSGHYIHGSATGGAA from the coding sequence ATGTCGTCTGCCAATAGTGCCCTCAGCCATATTGATAGTGATGGTAAGGCCAGCATGGTTGATGTTGGTGAAAAAGACATCACACGTCGTGAAGCCAGGGCCGAAGGTTATATCTACATGGCACCTGAGACACTGGCACTGGTAAAAGACAATGGCCTTAAAAAAGGGGACGTACTTGCCGTGGCCAGAATTGCCGGCATTCAGGCGGCTAAACAGTGCAGCCAGCTGGTGCCGCTTTGCCACCCGTTGATGCTGAACTTTATCGGTGTTGAGTTTCAGCTTGAAGACGCGGCTTCAGAGAATGGCGAAGCCTGCATTCGAATTGAAACCTGTTGTCGTTTGAATGGCAAAACCGGCGTTGAGATTGAAGCGCTGACAGCGGCATCGGTCGCTGCCCTGACGATCTATGATATGTGCAAGGCAGTGGACAAAGAGATGCATATTGAAGGCATTCGTGTGCTGGAAAAGAGTGGTGGTCGCAGTGGTCACTATATTCATGGTTCAGCGACAGGTGGTGCAGCATGA
- the moaB gene encoding molybdenum cofactor biosynthesis protein B: MAHNQFDEFIPVNIAVLTVSDTRTEENDTSGHLLVDSLTAAGHKLVDKAIVKDDIYKIREVVSRWIASDAGSPDCVQAVLVTGGTGFSGRDSTPEALLPVFDKQIDGYGELFRQLSYDQIKTSTIQSRTVAGMANGTVIFVMPGSNNACKTAWEGIIRDQLNSQHRPCNFVEQLKKAG; encoded by the coding sequence ATGGCTCATAATCAGTTTGATGAGTTTATTCCTGTAAATATTGCCGTGTTGACGGTGTCCGACACCCGTACCGAAGAAAACGACACATCCGGTCACTTACTGGTTGATAGCCTGACCGCCGCGGGTCACAAACTTGTTGACAAGGCCATTGTAAAAGACGACATCTACAAGATTCGCGAAGTCGTATCCCGCTGGATTGCCAGTGATGCAGGGTCTCCAGATTGCGTGCAGGCCGTGCTGGTTACAGGCGGTACCGGTTTCTCTGGCAGAGACAGCACACCAGAAGCACTGTTGCCTGTTTTTGACAAGCAGATTGATGGTTATGGTGAGCTGTTTCGCCAGCTTTCCTATGATCAGATCAAAACCTCTACCATCCAGTCCCGTACCGTGGCGGGCATGGCCAACGGCACTGTTATTTTTGTTATGCCCGGCTCCAATAATGCCTGTAAGACAGCCTGGGAAGGCATTATCAGGGATCAGCTGAACAGCCAGCATCGCCCATGTAACTTTGTTGAACAATTAAAAAAGGCAGGGTAA
- a CDS encoding molybdenum cofactor guanylyltransferase, with the protein MTAHGTLYGLVLAGGRSSRMGQDKSRLNWCGKPLYQHIAALLAGAGIDQVLISGSGFAPDDSVIADVVPGRGPLSGIHAALQRLQDGDRLLVIPVDMPLVPADAIRTLGDQQQVCCFAGFNLPMILPVTATLRQAVERAITSDNPKDYALWRLHQLSGGQTLALPSSMADLFVNVNTPEDWHNLVNKAVVQT; encoded by the coding sequence ATGACAGCCCATGGCACGCTTTACGGCCTGGTTCTGGCTGGTGGTCGTTCCTCCCGGATGGGGCAGGACAAGTCACGGCTGAACTGGTGTGGCAAACCGCTTTACCAACATATAGCTGCTCTGCTGGCCGGGGCCGGGATTGATCAGGTTCTGATCAGTGGGTCCGGTTTTGCCCCGGATGATTCTGTTATTGCCGATGTGGTTCCCGGAAGAGGCCCGCTCAGCGGCATTCATGCGGCTTTACAGCGACTGCAGGATGGCGACCGGCTGCTGGTGATTCCTGTGGATATGCCACTGGTTCCTGCCGATGCGATCCGGACACTTGGCGATCAACAGCAGGTGTGCTGTTTTGCGGGTTTTAATCTGCCGATGATATTGCCGGTCACTGCAACATTGCGGCAAGCCGTTGAGCGTGCCATAACCAGTGACAATCCGAAGGACTATGCCCTGTGGCGCCTGCATCAGCTTTCAGGTGGACAGACCCTGGCGCTGCCGTCATCCATGGCAGACCTTTTTGTCAACGTCAATACGCCAGAAGACTGGCATAATCTGGTTAATAAGGCGGTTGTTCAGACGTAA
- a CDS encoding HpcH/HpaI aldolase family protein codes for MRTNQVLSLFQQNQTAINCWLIHPSPMTAELIAHQGFDSMTIDMQHGMIGFESALAMLQAISTTPVTPLVRVPWLDPGIIMKMLDAGAYGIICPMIETAEQTREFVATCRYPAKGNRSFGPSRAMIYAGSDYPEKAEETILPMVMIETRQALDNLDDILSTEGLGAIYIGPFDLSYALGCQPQPDHYEAPVMEAIEHILARSKKHNVPAAIHCMGPQFADRMRKKGFSLVTAGCDADFVRAGATHTIQSLRP; via the coding sequence ATGAGAACGAATCAGGTACTGAGCCTTTTCCAGCAGAACCAGACAGCCATCAACTGCTGGCTTATCCATCCAAGCCCAATGACGGCCGAGCTGATTGCCCACCAGGGTTTTGACTCAATGACCATCGATATGCAGCACGGCATGATTGGCTTTGAATCGGCCCTGGCCATGCTGCAGGCCATATCCACCACCCCGGTGACTCCGCTGGTCAGGGTTCCCTGGCTTGATCCGGGCATCATTATGAAGATGCTGGATGCCGGTGCTTATGGCATTATCTGCCCAATGATTGAAACCGCAGAGCAGACCCGGGAATTTGTCGCCACCTGCCGTTACCCCGCCAAAGGCAACCGCAGCTTTGGCCCCAGCAGGGCGATGATCTATGCCGGCAGTGATTACCCGGAAAAAGCAGAAGAGACCATTTTGCCCATGGTCATGATAGAGACCCGTCAGGCTCTGGATAACCTGGATGATATCCTCAGCACCGAAGGACTGGGAGCTATCTATATTGGTCCCTTTGACCTGTCCTACGCCCTGGGCTGTCAGCCCCAACCAGACCACTATGAGGCTCCCGTTATGGAGGCCATCGAACATATCCTTGCCCGCAGCAAAAAGCATAATGTGCCAGCAGCCATCCATTGCATGGGGCCACAGTTCGCTGATCGTATGCGAAAAAAAGGGTTCAGCCTGGTCACCGCTGGCTGTGACGCTGACTTCGTCCGCGCGGGTGCCACACACACCATCCAATCACTGAGGCCGTAA